The sequence CATACACAACTCTTCAGACGTGCTCCATTGTGGTCTTCTAATTCCTCTCCCGTCTCAAATTACttgttatatttaattttatataattattacaaaataataataaaaagtataaattaacTAATATGATCTTTTTAAATCTTTGATTAAGCATAAATTAACTAATATGGTATTTTTAAATCTTTGATTAAATGAACCTTCATaggtataattaaaaaaaaagtggtCAATTATGTCTTGAATTCCCAACTATTTTGACACAACTTTTTTTACAAAACATGCCAAGTAACTTTTTGTTTTATCCCAAAAGAGAAGTCTttaagatttttttatatttttatgttcattgcctcctcaacttttatttttttcttttttattttcgttgatttttatttttcttttttcttaattttatctttttttttttccttttgtcttctcaacttttattttcttctccacttttttatttttttctcaacctttattctttttttattctttgttttctttatttttttctcaatcttatttttgtcttttttttcctcctctcaacttctatttttttcttttttcttttttcttttttttttcNNNNNNNNNNNNNNNNNNNNNNNNNNNNNNNNNNNNNNNNNNNNNNNNNNNNNNNNNNNNNNNNNNNNNNNNNNNNNNNNNNNNNNNNNNNNNNNNNNNNNNNNNNNNNNNNNNNNNNNNNNNNNNNNNNNNNNNNNNNNNNNNNNNNNNNNNNNNNNNNNNNNNNNNNNNNNNNNNNNNNNNNNNNNNNNNNNNNNNNNNNNNNNNNNNNNNNNNNNNNNNNNNNNNNNNNNNNNNNNNNNNNNNNNNNNNNNNNNNNNNNNNNNNNNNNNNNNNNNNNNNNNNNNNNNNNNNNNNNNNNNNNNNNNNNNNNNNNNNNNNNNNNNNNNNNNNNNNNNNNNNNNNNNNNNNNNNNNNNNNNNNNNNNNNNNNNNNNNNNNNNNNNNNNNNNNNNNNNNNNNNNNNNNNNNNNNNNNNNNNNNNNNNNNNNNNNNNNNNNNNNNNNNNNNNNNNNNNNNNNNNNNNNNNNNNNNNNNNNNNNNNNNNNNNNNNNNNNNNNNNNNNNNNNNNNNNNNNNNNNNNNNNNNNNNNNNNNNNNNNNNNNNNNNNNNNNNNNNNNNNNNNNNNNNNNNNNNNNNNNNNNNNNNNNNNNNNNNNNNNNNNNNNNNNNNNNNNNNNNNNNNNNNNNNNNNNNNNNNNNNNNNNNNNNNNNNNNNNNNNNNNNNNNNNNNNNNNNNNNNNNNNNNNNNNNNNNNNNNNNNNNNNNNNNNNNNNNNNNNNNNNNNNNNNNNNNNNNNNNNNNNNNNNNNNNNNNNNNNNNNNNNNNNNNNNNNNNNNNNNNNNNNNNNNNNNNNNNNNNNNNNNNNNNNNNNNNNNNNNNNNNNNNNNNNNNNNNNNNNNNNNNNNNNNNNNNNNNNNNNNNNNNNNNNNNNNNNNNNNNNNNNNNNNNNNNNNNNNNNNNNNNNNNNNNNNNNNNNNNNNNNNNNNNNNNNNNNNNNNNNNNNNNNNNNNNNNNNNNNNNNNNNNNNNNNNNNNNNNNNNNNNNNNNNNNNNNNNNNNNNNNNNNNNNNNNNNNNNNNNNNNNNNNNNNNNNNNNNNNNNNNNNNNNNNNNNNNNNNNNNNNNNNNNNNNNNNNNNNNNNNNNNNNNNNNNNNNNNNNNNNNNNNNNNNNNNNNNNNNNNNNNNNNNNNNNNNNNNNNNNNNNNNNNNNNNNNNNNNNNNNNNNNNNNNNNNNNNNNNNNNNNNNNNNNNNNNNNNNNNNNNNNNNNNNNNNNNNNNNNNNNNNNNNNNNNNNNNNNNNNNNNNNNNNNNNNNNNNNNNNNNNNNNNNNNNNNNNNNNNNNNNNNNNNNNNNNNNNNNNNNNNNNNNNNNNNNNNNNNNNNNNNNNNNNNNNNNNNNNNNNNNNNNNNNNNNNNNNNNNNNNNNNNNNNNNNNNNNNNNNNNNNNNNNNNNNNNNNNNNNNNNNNNNNNNNNNNNNNNNNNNNNNNNNNNNNNNNNNNNNNNNNNNNNNNNNNNNNNNNNNNNNNNNNNNNNNNNNNNNNNNNNNNNNNNNNNNNNNNNNNNNNNNNNNNNNNNNNNNNNNNNNNNNNNNNNNNNNNNNNNNNNNNNNNNNNNNNNNNNNNNNNNNNNNNNNNNNNNNNNNNNNNNNNNNNNNNNNNNNNNNNNNNNNNNNNNNNNNNNNNNNNNNNNNNNNNNNNNNNNNNNNNNNNNNNNNNNNNNNNNNNNNNNNNNNNNNNNNNNNNNNNNNNNNNNNNNNNNNNNNNNNNNNNNNNNNNNNNNNNNNNNNNNNNNNNNNNNNNNNNNNNNNNNNNNNNNNNNNNNNNNNNNNNNNNNNNNNNNNNNNNNNNNNNNNNNNNNNNNNNNNNNNNNNNNNNNNNNNNNNNNNNNNNNNNNNNNNNNNNNNNNNNNNNNNNNNNNNNNNNNNNNNNNNNNNNNNNNNNNNNNNNNNNNNNNNNNNNNNNNNNNNNNNNNNNNNNNNNNNNNNNNNNNNNNNNNNNNNNNNNNNNNNNNNNNNNNNNNNNNNNNNNNNNNNNNNNNNNNNNNNNNNNNNNNNNNNNNNNNNNNNNNNNNNNNNNNNNNNNNNNNNNNNNNNNNNNNNNNNNNNNNNNNNNNNNNNNNNNNNNNNNNNNNNNNNNNNNNNNNNNNNNNNNNNNNNNNNNNNNNNNNNNNNNNNNNNNNNNNNNNNNNNNNNNNNNNNNNNNNNNNNNNNNNNNNNNNNNNNNNNNNNNNNNNNNNNNNNNNNNNNNNNNNNNNNNNNNNNNNNNNNNNNNNNNNNNNNNNNNNNNNNNNNNNNNNNNNNNNNNNNNNNNNNNNNNNNNNNNNNNNNNNNNNNNNNNNNNNNNNNNNNNNNNNNNNNNNNNNNNNNNNNNNNNNNNNNNNNNNNNNNNNNNNNNNNNNNNNNNNNNNNNNNNNNNNNNNNNNNNNNNNNNNNNNNNNNNNNNNNNNNNNNNNNNNNNNNNNNNNNNNNNNNNNNNNNNNNNNNNNNNNNNNNNNNNNNNNNNNNNNNNNNNNNNNNNNNNNNNNNNNNNNNNNNNNNNNNNNNNNNNNNNNNNNNNNNNNNNNNNNNNNNNNNNNNNNNNNNNNNNNNNNNNNNNNNNNNNNNNNNNNNNNNNNNNNNNNNNNNNNNNNNNNNNNNNNNNNNNNNNNNNNNNNNNNNNNNNNNNNNNNNNNNNNNNNNNNNNNNNNNNNNNNNNNNNNNNNNNNNNNNNNNNNNNNNNNNNNNNNNNNNNNNNNNNNNNNNNNNNNNNNNNNNNNNNNNNNNNNNNNNNNNNNNNNNNNNNNNNNNNNNNNNNNNNNNNNNNNNNNNNNNNNNNNNNNNNNNNNNNNNNNNNNNNNNNNNNNNNNNNNNNNNNNNNNNNNNNNNNNNNNNNNNNNNNNNNNNNNNNNNNNNNNNNNNNNNNNNNNNNNNNNNNNNNNNNNNNNNNNNNNNNNNNNNNNNNNNNNNNNNNNNNNNNNNNNNNNNNNNNNNNNNNNNNNNNNNNNNNNNNNNNNNNNNNNNNNNNNNNNNNNNNNNNNNNNNNNNNNNNNNNNNNNNNNNNNNNNNNNNNNNNNNNNNNNNNNAGCAAATGGACATTTGAGCCTGAAAATGGGCTCTGAATCATAGTAAAATGCTAATTGACTTGTGACAGTCTGGTGGGTAAATCGAAGAGGTATTAAAGAGCATAGATCTTGTTTTTGTAAAGTTGGATCTACCAGGTGCATTGTCTGATAATCATAGTTGATGGCTTGGACATAGAAGTTCTTGGAGAATAACCATATAACCGTTTGGTTAGCCGCAATGTTCTGCATCGGTGTTTAAGCGAAAAGGGTAGCTTATGTCACGGATATGACCACAAGCAGAAGGGACACATTTCTGTATGCTTTTCCGAGCGTTGCATGTATGCGGAATCTGCAAAAAAATGATTGATTATAAGGATTAATGTTAAACATTGTAGCAGAGAGGATCTCTTAGTCATTTGTGTACTATTTATTCTACTCTGCTTCTTTTAGTTTCCCACTATTATGGTCATGAAGAAAGAGGCTCCTGAAGCCTAAACATGTACACCTCAGACTTCACTAACTACTAGTATTATCTAAGAGTAAATGTAATCAAACCACCTAGTAATTTTTGGGAAAATCTAGTTTTTCTCAGTATACGATTTGACACTTACAGAGAAACAAGATATCAGGTGTGTTTGGTGTTTTCTTAAacgttttgaaaaatgtttttcaaatcaacttattttcatCAATTCTAAGTAAAATGACTTCCCTTCGAAAAGTAAGagaaataattttcaaaactctctttcaacctcaacttcactcttaaattaaaatattcataCTCCGACCCTCAATCCCCCTCCCCCAACCCACCCCCTACCACCTcggttaaaaaaatattttaatcttttttttatttcacccCTACCCAAAACCCAAACTCCTACCCCCTTccaaaaaacaataattaaattttttttaaaaaattcaaacttttttcttatctcCCCTACCCGACCCCCTACCAGCCCCCATCCCCACAcccccaaaaaaaattatttgtttttaaaaaaattaaaattattttcttacctcATCCTTATTATCTAGTATTTTGACAACCCCAACCCCCACTTACCAACcccttctaaaaaaaaattaatatttttaaaataaattcaaaacttttttcttatcccaccctttttatcctattcgttctcattatttttgttaaatatatacaaatacttttagaaaatatatatttatccaatttgcataacgaTCACACGAATATAAGttagaaataacttatttttctagaaaatatttttcctccatatCGAACGAacccttaaaaaaataaaataatttttgagatcaaaaattatttttctaaaatatatttttaaactttagcTACACACTAGAATTGtatgttttgaaaactattttttcatttaccaatcaaacactataaaatatttttcggaaaatatttttcatccaccaaccaaacataaaaaacaagtaaaaaatcaacttatttttcaagattttctaggaaaacattttccatggaaaacattttctttcataccaaacacacgTTTAAGGAGAAACAAGATTTTTGCTCCAAGTAGTATAAGCTAATGAAGTGCCAGATACTAGTAAGGTTAAATGTAATCTTTCAAAAGggtttatatataaatattacttAGAAGATAGCCCTTCGTCCCAAATTATACGTaacaaattgagatgacacattaattaagaaaaataattaataacatgctaTTTTATCGTAGTATcctgatgtttacattttaatttgatgaaaaagtaattaatgcaaataaaatttttttttctaatctctccttaattaatgaaaaaaaagtaaaataagaaattaaactaaaaaatttgggacgggtaatttgagacggagagaGTAGTAGATAATACAAATCGTCCGCTACTGGAACACTTGTCTTTGGTCCTTGATGAGAAAGTTGCAACATGAAGGGAAAGACTTTGCCATTTACCTATTTATTATCAATGATGGATGGAGATGGAAAATGACATGTTTCCTTGTGCCTTGTTTGGTAGTTGGAAATTATGTGGAGAAGAAAATTGAGGACCCCAATAGATGATTGATACTTAGCattcttactaaaaatatttatcatcttagaaatcaagatataattagttgtttattttcatttttatccttaATCATAAATAGTAGTATAAAAAAGAAAGGCTTTTAATCAAATTACCTTCTATTTAATGCTTTTTAATACTTAAAAAGCTGACAAGTGGAAACGTCAACGACTCAAATTGAAGGACAAGTTTTTTGCACGCTGCTTGAGAAAAAATGTTACATTTAATAAAGCCATTGAATCAGACACCAGAGAATTAGGAGTACGTATAACAATGGCTCTTCTTTCAGTTCATTCTATAGAGCTCTCTTTAAAAGTCTGTCAGGGAACAAACATTCTGCTGAAATATTTTACAATAATCATGGTCATATTTCTGCATATTCCTCAAACATGCAATGCTAGGAAGAGCAAACGCCACTGTCCTCCTTCTGCTTGTGGTCATATCCGTGACATAAGCTACCCTTTTCGTTTAAACTCCGATCCAAAACATTGCGGTTTCTCAGAAGCTGAATTAGCTTGTGAAGGTAACAAAACCTTTATATGGCTGTTCTCCAAGAAGTTGTATGTGCAAGCCATCAACTACCATAACCAGACAATTCGACTGGTAGATCCAACGTTACAAAGAGATGATCTATGCTCTCTAATACCTCCTCATCTTACCTTCCACCATTACAATACTGCACGCTTTCATCCGCATTATAATTATACTAAAGGATCAGAGAGTAATATTAAAAGAGCAGCAGAACCCATCTTCATGTTCAACTGTCCCTTTGCTATTAATACATTTCTGGAAATAAGTGGCTGCAAATCAAGCAGATACACTTATTTAAAGATTGGAGAAATGAATGCATCTGAAGTCGGTGATGGATGCAGAGCAGAATTTATAGGCCTGACCTCTTGGCCTAATATTAAAGATCATGTCCACAACAACATTATTTCCCTTTCTGATTTTCATCAAGCGATCCTCTATGGTTTCGAGCTTTATTATATCGGATTTACAGAATGTATGTAAGGATTCACTACAATTCTTATCCTCCATAATTTATCCATGGATTTGATATCAGTTTAAATCAGCTAATGTTTCGACCTATTTAACCAGGGAACGTTGTGCTGTTACTTGGGGGTTTCATGTGTAAGCTCTTATCCTTGTAGCAAGCTGTATTATTTGGCTGGACAGGAATTAGCATTTTGTTAGTATGTATTATATCTTTTGGTTTCTCAGAACAATTATATATCATCTCTTCATTTGATCATCGGGTTAAAGTGAACTACTACAGAAGGTAACTATCTATAATAAGCCCAATCAGATATACTAgagaatgaagaaaaatattatggtTAGCATAAGTTACTTTTCTTTTTCCTGATTTGTTTACTTTGCATTGAAAACTGCTTTCAGGAGCACTTTTTTTTAGCAAACTAAGTTGCTTAGGTTTAGAATAAatctaatttttgaaatttaaatttctattgTATAGATTAGTTTGTTGAAGTATTGTAgtttttttgaattataaataCACAGAATTTCTTTCTTGAAGTTGGCTATTTAAAATTCCAAATACTTATAAAACTATTGAGAGACAATTTTCAATCAATACTTCGAACCTTTTTGCTGCACCTTTTTAAAAACCAGCACCAAATATGCAGGGTATTTAACACTGAGATTTGTGATCGGCCTACCGTTCATATGTGTATTTCTGGTGTTCAAATTCAAAAGGAGACATTTGTCGATGTTTGATATGATTGAACGCTTTCTTCAAACACAAAATAATTTCATGCCACTCAGATATGATTACTCCAACATAAAGAGAATGACCAGAggtttcaaagaaaaattaggCGAGGGANNNNNNNNNNNNNNNNNNNNNNNNNNNNNNNNNNNNNNNNNNNNNNNNNNNNNNNNNNNNNNNNNNNNNNNNNNNNNNNNNNNNNNNNNNNNNNNNNNNNNNNNNNNNNNNNNNNNNNNNNNNNNNNNNNNNNNNNNNNNNNNNNNNNNNNNNNNNNNNNNNNNNNNNNNNNNNNNNNNNNNNNNNNNNNNNNNNNNNNNNNNNNNNNNNNNNNNNNNNNNNNNNNNNNNNNNNNNNNNNNNNNNNNNNNNNNNNNNNNNNNNNNNNNNNNNNNNNNNNNNNNNNNNNNNNNNNNNNNNNNNNNNNNNNNNNNNNNNNNNNNNNNNNNNNNNNNNNNNNNNNNNNNNNNNNNNNNNNNNNNNNNNNNNNNNNNNNNNNNNNNNNNNNNNNNNNNNNNNNNNNNNNNNNNNNNNNNNNNNNNNNNNNNNNNNNNNNNNNNNNNNNNNNNNNNNNNNNNNNNNNNNNNNNNNNNNNNNNNNNNNNNNNNNNNNNNNNNNNNNNNNNNNNNNNNNNNNNNNNNNNNNNNNNNNNNNNNNNNNNNNNNNNNNNNNNNNNNNNNNNNNNNNNNNNNNNNNNNNNNNNNNNNNNNNNNNNNNNNNNNNNNNNNNNNNNNNNNNNNNNNNNNNNNNNNNNNNNNNNNNNNNNNNNNNNNNNNNNNNNNNNNNNNNNNNNNNNNNNNNNNNNNNNNNNNNNNNNNNNNNNNNNNNNNNNNNNNNNNNNNNNNNNNNNNNNNNNNNNNNNNNNNNNNNNNNNNNNNNNNNNNNNNNNNNNNNNNNNNNNNNNNNNNNNNNNNNNNNNNNNNNNNNNNNNNNNNNNNNNNNNNNNNNNNNNNNNNNNNNNNNNNNNNNNNNNNNNNNNNNNNNNNNNNNNNNNNNNNNNNNNNNNNNNNNNNNNNNNNNNNNNNNNNNNNNNNNNNNNNNNNNNNNNNNNNNNNNNNNNNNNNNNNNNNNNNNNNNNNNNNNNNNNNNNNNNNNNNNNNNNNNNNNNNNNNNNNNNNNNNNNNNNNNNNNNNNNNNNNNNNNNNNNNNNNNNNNNNNNNNNNNNNNNNNNNNNNNNNNNNNNNNNNNNNNNNNNNNNNNNNNNNNNNNNNNNNNNNNNNNNNNNNNNNNNNNNNNNNNNNNNNNNNNNNNNNNNNNNNNNNNNNNNNNNNNNNNNNNNNNNNNNNNNNNNNNNNNNNNNNNNNNNNNNNNNNNNNNNNNNNNNNNNNNNNNNNNNNNNNNNNNNNNNNNNNNNNNNNNNNNNNNNNNNNNNNNNNNNNNNNNNNNNNNNNNNNNNNNNNNNNNNNNNNNNNNNNNNNNNNNNNNNNNNNNNNNNNNNNNNNNNNNNNNNNNNNNNNNNNNNNNNNNNNNNNNNNNNNNNNNNNNNNNNNNNNNNNNNNNNNNNNNNNNNNNNNNNNNNNNNNNNNNNNNNNNNNNNNNNNNNNNNNNNNNNNNNNNNNNNNNNNNNNNNNNNNNNNNNNNNNNNNNNNNNNNNNNNNNNNNNNNNNNNNNNNNNNNNNNNNNNNNNNNNNNNNNNNNNNNNNNNNNNNNNNNNNNNNNNNNNNNNNNNNNNNNNNNNNNNNNNNNNNNNNNNNNNNNNNNNNNNNNNNNNNNNNNNNNNNNNNNNNNNNNNNNNNNNNNNNNNNNNNNNNNNNNNNNNNNNNNNNNNNNNNNNNNNNNNNNNNNNNNNNNNNNNNNNNNNNNNNNNNNNNNNNNNNNNNNNNNNNNNNNNNNNNNNNNNNNNNNNNNNNNNNNNNNNNNNNNNNNNNNNNNNNNNNNNNNNNNNNNNNNNNNNNNNNNNNNNNNNNNNNNNNNNNNNNNNNNNNNNNNNNNNNNNNNNNNNNNNNNNNNNNNNNNNNNNNNNNNNNNNNNNNNNNNNNNNNNNNNNNNNNNNNNNNNNNNNNNNNNNNNNNNNNNNNNNNNNNNNNNNNNNNNNNNNNNNNNNNNNNNNNNNNNNNNNNNNNNNNNNNNNNNNNNNNNNNNNNNNNNNNNNNNNNNNNNNNNNNNNNNNNNNNNNNNNNNNNNNNNNNNNNNNNNNNNNNNNNNNNNNNNNNNNNNNNNNNNNNNNNNNNNNNNNNNNNNNNNNNNNNNNNNNNNNNNNNNNNNNNNNNNNNNNNNNNNNNNNNNNNNNNNNNNNNNNNNNNNNNNNNNNNNNNNNNNNNNNNNNNNNNNNNNNNNNNNNNNNNNNNNNNNNNNNNNNNNNNNNNNNNNNNNNNNNNNNNNNNNNNNNNNNNNNNNNNNNNNNNNNNNNNNNNNNNNNNNNNNNNNNNNNNNNNNNNNNNNNNNNNNNNNNNNNNNNNNNNNNNNNNNNNNNNNNNNNNNNNNNNNNNNNNNNNNNNNNNNNNNNNNNNNNNNNNNNNNNNNNNNNNNNNNNNNNNNNNNNNNNNNNNNNNNNNNNNNNNNNNNNNNNNNNNNNNNNNNNNNNNNNNNNNNNNNNNNNNNNNNNNNNNNNNNNNNNNNNNNNNNNNNNNNNNNNNNNNNNNNNNNNNNNNNNNNNNNNNNNNNNNNNNNNNNNNNNNNNNNNNNNNNNNNNNNNNNNNNNNNNNNNNNNNNNNNNNNNNNNNNNNNNNNNNNNNNNNNNNNNNNNNNNNNNNNNNNNNNNNNNNNNNNNNNNNNNNNNNNNNNNNNNNNNNNNNNNNNNNNNNNNNNNNNNNNNNNNNNNNNNNNNNNNNNNNNNNNNNNNNNNNNNNNNNNNNNNNNNNNNNNNNNNNNNNNNNNNNNNNNNNNNNNNNNNNNNNNNNNNNNNNNNNNNNNNNNNNNNNNNNNNNNNNNNNNNNNNNNNNNNNNNNNNNNNNNNNNNNNNNNNNNNNNNNNNNNNNNNNNNNNNNNNNNNNNNNNNNNNNNNNNNNNNNNNNNNNNNNNNNNNNNNNNNNNNNNNNNNNNNNNNNNNNNNNNNNNNNNNNNNNNNNNNNNNNNNNNNNNNNNNNNNNNNNNNNNNNNNNNNNNNNNNNNNNNNNNNNNNNNNNNNNNNNNNNNNNNNNNNNNNNNNNNNNNNNNNNNNNNNNNNNNNNNNNNNNNNNNNTTTACTATGATTCAGAGCCCATTTTCAGGCTCAAATGTCCATTTGCTGTTAATAATGATTCGACACTTGTGGAAATTAGTGGCGGCGAATTAAGCAGATACACTTATTTGAAGATTGGAGAAATGAAGGCCTCTGAAGTTAGTGATGGATGCAGAGTCGAATTTATAGGACTGACCTCTTGGCCTAATATTAAAGATCATGAGAGCAACATTTCCCTCTCTGATTTTCATCATGCAGTCCTCTACggatttgatcttaattattatATCAGATTATGATTATAGAATTTAGACCAAGGACAGGTAAGGATTACATGTTAGTTTACTTCttcaattattataatattagCAGAACTATGGATTCACTCACTACAATTTCATTTCTTCTTGTCATTGTAAGCCCTTTTAAATGGTTTCTCTGTAAGGACTCAAACTTTTCGTCTTCTCTCTCTCTATGCATATTTATCCTCCATTCTAACTGCTCATATTTTGAACTTTAATCTAAACAGGGATCAGAAGAATGCTATTCATAGGTAAGCTGAGCTCATTTTACTTTAGCAAATTAAGCTGAATTAATATTGTTTGCTTTGTCCGGATATTAATTTGAGCTCATATATACACTACAGCATTAATTGCTTAGTCACTCATTCGAATggaaaatagaaaatattaatcattaTTTACTCAATCAACCATACAAACTTTACCAAAATTCGGAAAATGTTAacatttgagttttttttttattaatgatcATGTAAATTATTTGTTCTAATATAGTACTACTTCATATTTGAGGTTTTTAATATTTGGGTGGTTAAGGCAAACTCGGCAATCTCTTTACTTGCCATACCTTAGAGCCTGCTCTACTATCTCAAAGTCTAACTCATGAGATGGTGATTGTTGAGTAATAGACTACTCATAAGCTCTACATTATCTCTTTAACAACTCAATTCATAAGTTAGTTATAAACTCAAAGTTAGTTAAGTTAGTTGTTAGCTCACCTAGTTGTTAAGAATCGTTTACcactattatatatacatatcatgtgTACTCTTAAAGATCAAGACTAATGAATGATAATTACACTACTTTGCGTTTACTTCTCTTCTTCCTTCTCTGTTTCTTCTGCTGCTTCCTCCATCTTCTATGTTAGTTACTTCCTCTGTGTACTACTCAAGATCACATTGATGATCTTCCAATGTTCAGCAGAAATTGTTCAAGATGACACCAACAACCCAGTCCCTCAATTAATGTGGAACACTTGACaatgtaattttcaaaatttttatcatCCATGGATTTCTCATTTTCAGTCAGCTATTATTAGGACCTTTGTTAAACACTAGCTGCACTGTATTTGGGAGCAAAATTTGTGATCGGCCTGCCTTTCGTAATTGCATTTCTGGTGTTCAAATTCAAAAGGAGGCATTTGTCGACATATGATACTATTGAAGGCTTTTTGCAAGCACAAAACAATTTCATGCCAATCAGATATAATTACTCAAACATAAAGAGGATGACTAGAGGGTTCAAAGAGAAATTAGGTGAGGGAGGCTATGGCAGTGTATACAAAGGAAAACTTCGAAGTGGTAGGGATGTAGCAGTGAAGATGTTGAGCAAGCCTAAAGCTGGTGGACAAGATTTCATGAATGAAATAGCTACCATTGGAAGGATTCATCATGTCAACGTGGTCGGACTCGTGGGGTATTGTGTTGAGAGAACAAAGCGTGCTCTTGTATACGACTTCATGCCAAACGGATCACTTGATAAGTACACTAGCACCAGTCAAGAACAAAGTCCAGTGTTGAGTTGGCAGAGGAAGTATGACATTATTCTTGGAGTGGCTCGAGGAATCGAGTATTTGCATCGAGGCTGTGACGTACGAATTTTGCACTTTGACATCAAGCCACACAACATTCTTCTAGATGAGAACTTCATCCCAAAGATTTATGACTTTGGGCTTGCAAAATTATATCCAACAGATAACAGCATTGTGACTCTCACAGCTGCTCGTGGAACGATTGGATATGTTGCCCCAGAGCTGATCAGCAGAAGCGTTGGAGCAATCTCTTACAAAGCTGATGTTTACAGCTTCGGAATGCTACTAATGGAAATGCTCGACATGAAGAGAAATGTAGGTGCAAGTGAAGAAAAGTCTAGCCAATACTTTCCTTATTGGATATACGATAAGTTCAACAAGGGGAAGGAGGTCGTGGTGGATGAAGAAGCGAATGATGATGAAAAGGAGATGGCGAGAAAGATGAGTTTAGTTGCGTTATGGTGCATACAAACAAATCCAGTACAACGCCCTTCGATGAGTAAAGTAGTAGAAATGCTTGAAGGTGAAGGTGAAGTTCTACAAGTACCTCCTCAGCCACTTCAATCTCAACCCACTGTTCCGTTGTTTCGTCAGATGGAGAGTTCCATAACATTTTCATCCGATTCAGTCGCTTTATTAGAAAATTCTGCTAATAATCCAGTTGAATTAGACATATGTTGTGACTGATTCATACAAATATAGTTAACCCAACGTGTTTTGGACTGAGAAGTTAttgttgtattagtaatgcaaaggACTGTTGCCAACCATATGATAGTTGTAGTGAATGACTATCCACTTTATGCACTTCTTTACCACCACCACAAACTCTTCGACTGTTAGTCAGCCAAAGATTGAACCACTATTCGCTGCCGACATGCAGCAGTATTTGTTACCAAAAGCCAATAAATTCTTGCCCACAATTGGA comes from Capsicum annuum cultivar UCD-10X-F1 chromosome 2, UCD10Xv1.1, whole genome shotgun sequence and encodes:
- the LOC107859664 gene encoding uncharacterized protein LOC107859664 → MALLSVHSIELSLKVCQGTNILLKYFTIIMVIFLHIPQTCNARKSKRHCPPSACGHIRDISYPFRLNSDPKHCGFSEAELACEGNKTFIWLFSKKLYVQAINYHNQTIRLVDPTLQRDDLCSLIPPHLTFHHYNTARFHPHYNYTKGSESNIKRAAEPIFMFNCPFAINTFLEISGCKSSRYTYLKIGEMNASEVGDGCRAEFIGLTSWPNIKDHVHNNIISLSDFHQAILYGFELYYIGFTECMERCAVTWGFHVVFNTEICDRPTVHMCISGVQIQKETFVDV
- the LOC107858251 gene encoding rust resistance kinase Lr10-like, whose protein sequence is MPIRYNYSNIKRMTRGFKEKLGEGGYGSVYKGKLRSGRDVAVKMLSKPKAGGQDFMNEIATIGRIHHVNVVGLVGYCVERTKRALVYDFMPNGSLDKYTSTSQEQSPVLSWQRKYDIILGVARGIEYLHRGCDVRILHFDIKPHNILLDENFIPKIYDFGLAKLYPTDNSIVTLTAARGTIGYVAPELISRSVGAISYKADVYSFGMLLMEMLDMKRNVGASEEKSSQYFPYWIYDKFNKGKEVVVDEEANDDEKEMARKMSLVALWCIQTNPVQRPSMSKVVEMLEGEGEVLQVPPQPLQSQPTVPLFRQMESSITFSSDSVALLENSANNPVELDICCD